Proteins encoded by one window of Mesorhizobium sp. INR15:
- a CDS encoding PopZ family protein, which yields MATASSAQREPSMEEILASIRRIIEDSDTGRKQPDEADGLRQDLEPAAIASPAPEVDAFRAELHAEPEVRRPATLADVQAQLSAADPMIARMEMPARSEPAPARAPVRLADVSARIAAEPIAPVARIEARSVAETDGKVDAIIADWRREIAAVGEQAKAPVGRKPPAEPTVEIFRDEPMAEPAFERSLPDASPSRPITGDAQSARPTIVSEHTGRQVAAAFGELSDAFASRSKKTFDDMAEEMLRPMLQDWLDNNLPTLVERLVREEIERVARGAQ from the coding sequence ATGGCAACGGCAAGCAGCGCACAGCGCGAACCTTCGATGGAAGAGATTCTGGCTTCCATCAGGCGGATCATCGAAGACAGCGACACGGGCCGCAAGCAGCCTGACGAGGCCGATGGGCTGCGTCAGGATCTCGAGCCAGCCGCGATCGCAAGCCCTGCACCTGAGGTGGATGCGTTTCGTGCCGAGCTCCATGCCGAGCCCGAGGTCAGGAGGCCGGCGACGCTGGCGGATGTACAGGCGCAATTGTCGGCCGCCGATCCGATGATTGCCCGCATGGAAATGCCGGCGCGCTCCGAGCCCGCGCCAGCAAGAGCGCCGGTGAGGCTTGCCGACGTCAGCGCCCGCATAGCCGCCGAGCCGATTGCGCCTGTCGCCCGGATTGAGGCGCGATCGGTTGCCGAGACGGATGGGAAGGTCGACGCCATCATTGCCGATTGGCGGCGTGAGATTGCCGCTGTTGGCGAACAGGCGAAAGCTCCTGTTGGGCGGAAGCCGCCCGCGGAGCCCACGGTCGAGATTTTCAGGGACGAACCGATGGCCGAGCCGGCTTTCGAGAGGTCTCTGCCTGACGCAAGCCCGTCTCGACCGATCACCGGCGATGCACAGTCAGCCCGTCCGACAATCGTTTCCGAACATACCGGCCGTCAGGTTGCCGCTGCTTTCGGCGAGCTTTCCGATGCATTCGCCAGCCGCAGCAAGAAGACCTTCGACGACATGGCCGAAGAGATGCTGAGGCCGATGCTGCAGGACTGGCTGGACAACAATCTGCCGACACTGGTCGAACGGCTGGTGCGCGAGGAGATCGAGCGCGTGGCGCGCGGGGCGCAGTAG
- a CDS encoding VOC family protein, translating to MSNFENLRKQAKLYLRWHRERYYPVANIIGSTLPRFHGLTDSQILDHHFKLADAQELVARKSGFESWQALRKGHDAMTSRTTDATKPLLAFAEPQLFVSDIEAACDFYRQKLGFETRFTHGEPPFYAQVVRDGARLNFRHVDKPPFADVQGADLLAATIVLDNIKVLFLEYQAAGVPFHQALRTEPWGARTFIVRDPDGNLLCFAANAG from the coding sequence ATGTCCAATTTCGAAAACCTCAGGAAACAGGCCAAGCTCTATCTGCGCTGGCATCGCGAGCGGTATTATCCGGTTGCCAACATCATCGGATCGACGCTTCCGCGTTTCCATGGCCTCACCGACAGCCAGATCCTCGATCACCATTTCAAGCTCGCCGATGCGCAGGAACTGGTCGCCAGGAAATCGGGCTTCGAAAGCTGGCAGGCGCTCAGGAAAGGACATGATGCAATGACCAGCCGCACAACCGATGCCACGAAACCGTTGCTTGCCTTTGCCGAACCGCAACTCTTTGTTTCCGACATCGAGGCAGCCTGCGATTTCTACAGGCAAAAGCTCGGCTTCGAGACACGCTTCACCCACGGCGAGCCACCCTTCTACGCTCAGGTCGTGCGCGATGGGGCGCGGCTGAACTTTCGCCATGTCGACAAGCCTCCGTTCGCCGATGTGCAAGGTGCGGACCTCCTGGCGGCGACGATCGTTCTCGACAACATCAAGGTGCTGTTCCTTGAGTACCAGGCGGCCGGCGTCCCGTTCCATCAGGCGTTGCGAACCGAACCGTGGGGCGCCCGCACATTCATCGTCAGGGACCCTGATGGCAACCTGCTCTGCTTCGCCGCCAACGCCGGTTGA